The genomic region catcccaaagaacgagaatcctaaggcctttagattgaaggtatcacgattcactattataaatgacgttttgtataagaaatctcttgcaggaccatatctgaggtgcttggaggatcccgaaaccaaagaagtgcttcaggatatacacgaaggggattgtggtaatcatactgggggcaggtcttTGTTCTCAAAGGTGTTaagaacaggatattattggccgacgatgagaaaagatgctgcggaatatgctcgaagatgtgacgcatgtcaaagacatagtaatatattacatcagcctgctgaaccaTTGTATCCTATTATTTCCCCTTGGCCGTttatgaaatgggggatggatatagtgggaaagcttccaaaggctccaggaggaaaggttttcatgttggcaatgacggattatttctccaagtgggtTGAAGCAGAAGCATTCGTTCAGGTCAGAGATCAAGAggtggtatccttcataaaaagaaacatcctgactaggtttggagtaccagctgagataatttgtgacaatggatctcaatttataagtaaaaggactactgacttctgcaagagttggggaatcaagatgatcacatctacaccagtacatcctcaagcaaatggacaagctgaatcctcgaacaagataattgtcaacaacttaAAAAAGAGACTAGGGgctaagaaaggaagatgggcagaagaattaccctttgttttgtgggctggtAGGACAACGGTGAAGAGTGTAACTggccaaaccccgttttccttggtgtttggagcagaagcggtgatcccgagagaaatggtgatacctacagcaagatccaacctCAGGGATCCTGAGTAGACTCCTGAAGTCCTATGCCAGGAACTGGATACAattgatgagacaagagacgctgcaaggctaaggatggcagcatatcaacagaggatatctagagcatataacaagaatataaggactagaagatttcaagttggagattgggtattgagaatggcttttcagaatactactaatcctgctgatggaaagttggctccaaaatgggaaggaccctatgaggtcgaatcagaatcaggaaaaggggcataccggctcaagaatatggagggggatatgctaccaagatcctggaatgctatacatctaaaactctatttcaagtgagtatGGAATTTAAATTCTAACTTGGGATGGTATGGattctatctcttttattaaattttgatattatttattgttttaaacccattactaacttaagcatcggaggggtgttagccaggctaacacccaccttagtttactgatgttttgcagtatatgcttcgggatatagctccaggatctttattcaggatacttcgaaagattagaggattggccccctctctcacgtttaagggatcctgatcccttcacaggtttaaaggtattcacctttcttccgaattgggtttaaacaccccgcctggagcgcaagttattcagggatagttcaaggtagcgggaccagttcatgtaaaagtggctgacaatttcgttactattggctataccctgaatcctaaaggtatatgaggattgatcaccctctctcgtgaaagggtattttcatactctctaaggtttaaaggttttcacctttctaagtattagtgcagtaatgtctatcgcctccgtcaattccGTTCGTAGCAGAATCAGAAGAAGTTTAGTGCTTATAGtgtaatatcttgttactaaaaggcaaggtggcataattgtaattaaggAGAACCTCCTTAttccttggcctataaatagaacccttAGGGTTAGGATTTAGAACTTTTGCACATTTGGAGCTTAGGAGatctagagctagagagagaaagcctagagagagaaagcttgTGCACGTGATTCAggttcttgtacaatttcagatCTGATTATAGAATCACGATTATATTatgtctcgtgtgttcggtcacgttcgtgtacggattccgcacgtcacacgttcgattacgcaatcgtttaggagtcaaaaccggtcctaacaagtggtatcagagaaggagctcgattgcacggatcaaacACACAATTCCGCACAGAAATTCATCAGATTCAGAGTCTATTTCACTCAGATTTGTCAAAATTTCTTcactcttcatcttcttcacgttTTTAATAGAAAATCGCAAAATTAAACAACTTTTTACGGTTAAAAATTGCtaatttttggatatgttgtgcgaaactatctgatctacaagcctacaaattttcaggtcaaaattccaagccgtttgaaagaaatctgagtttttgtgaTCGTTTTTGCTGAACTGTTCGTCACCAACTGATCGGCTAGcattcctgttcgatcgaacagcaaaagtctaaccgatcggctggcctgttcgatcgaacagcctagccgttccaTTGCAACATACATTTCATTAAGTGATTTGACTTTTGTTGACTGCTGTCTAATCGAACAcaatgttcgatcgaacagcatgtgcCATTCATTTAATGAGTTGACCTGTTGACCTAGCCGATTGAACAGCAAATAGTTTTATAACACATCATCTTTTTAAGTCACTTAAGTCAACACATTCAGCACTTAGTCAACATTAATCAGCTTTAATCAGTCATCGGTTCAATCAGAATTTAGATTTCAATTGTTTGTCGGCCATAAAATTCTTTGCATGTGTATGTCAGATCCACTAAAATAGAAGGTCCAATTAGATTGTTTTGAATTTATAAAGTGTCAGGTGATGTAACAGTTTGTATGAACGAGATTCAATGATAAATATGTGTACATAAATGTGTCGGCCACTTATGATGTTGGTCAAATAAAATCAATTCTTAATAAAAGAGGCCCAATCAAATTCTTACATTTGCCATCATTAATAACCTGATCTGAAAGTTCACGTGATGACATAATAACGGACCAATCATGTACACTGTGCACCGACCCACTATATTTGCGGTTCAATGATAGTATGATATGGATTAATTTTCTCGGCAATTAGATTGGTATCAATTAATTCTGAAATTGTTTTAGTTTTGTCAGTTGCGTGTGATGATTTAATAGGCTAAACGATCGGTCAACATTTGTCTTTTAGAATTTAGTACTTATCGAGTATAGAATAAATCTGCTTCTCTTTGTTCCTACGAACAAAATTGTTCCATTATTACCAACAGAATAGAACAAATATGAACCCTTACGTTGAAATAATCCACTAAATAGGGGGGTCCATAACATAGTCATAGTATAGTCTTTTACAATGCAATAAAGTTACGTAGTGTCTTTTTTCTTTCATAAAGGGGTATTTCCATGGGTTTGCCTTGGTATCGTGTTCATACCGTTGTATTGAATGATCCCGGACGGTTGCTTTCTGTTCATATAATGCATACAGCTTTGGTTGCTGGTTGGGCCGGTTCGATGGCCCTGTATGAATTAGCAGTTTTTGATCCTTCTGACCCTGTTCTTGATCCAATGTGGAGACAGGGTATGTTCGTTATACCCTTCATGACTCGTTTAGGAATAACAAATTCCTGGGGCGGTTGGAGTATCACGGGGGGGACTATAACGAATCCGGGTATTTGGAGTTACGAAGGTGTGGCTGGAGCGCATATTGTGTTTTCTGGGTTGTGCTTTTTGGCAGCTATCTGGCATTGGGTATATTGGGATCTAGAAATATTTTGTGATGAACGTACAGGAAAACCCTCTTTGGATTTGCCCAAGATCTTTGGAATACATTTATTTCTTGCAGGTCTGGCTTGCTTTGGTTTTGGTGCATTTCATGTAACAGGCTTGTATGGTCCTGGCATATGGGTGTCCGATCCTTATGGGCTAACAGGGAAAGTACAATCTGTAAATCCATCGTGGGGTGTAGAGGGTTTTGATCCTTTTGTTCCGGGAGGAATAGCCTCTCATCATATTGCGGCAGGGACTTTGGGCATATTAGCAGGTCTATTCCATCTTAGCGTCCGCCCGCCCCAACGTCTATACAAAGGATTGCGTATGGGCAATATTGAAACTGTCCTTTCCAGTAGTATCGCTGCTGTCTTTTTTGCAGCTTTTGTTGTTGCCGGAACTATGTGGTATGGTTCAGCAACTACCCCCATCGAATTATTTGGGCCTACTCGTTATCAATGGGATCAGGGATACTTCCAACAAGAAATATATAGAAGAGTTAGTGCTGGGTTAGCCGAAAATCAAAGTTTATCAGAAGTTTGGTCTAAAATTCCTGAAAAATTAGCCTTTTATGATTACATCGGAAATAATCCGGCAAAAGGGGGATTATTCAGGGCGGGCTCAATGGATAACGGGGATGGAATAGCGGTTGGATGGTTAGGACATCCTATCTTTAGAGATAAAGAAGGCCGTGAACTTTTTGTACGTCGTATGCCTACCTTTTTTGAAACATTTCCGGTCGTTTTGGTAGACGGAGACGGAATTGTTAGAGCCGATGTTC from Helianthus annuus cultivar XRQ/B chromosome 10, HanXRQr2.0-SUNRISE, whole genome shotgun sequence harbors:
- the LOC110885465 gene encoding photosystem II CP47 reaction center protein, with the translated sequence MGLPWYRVHTVVLNDPGRLLSVHIMHTALVAGWAGSMALYELAVFDPSDPVLDPMWRQGMFVIPFMTRLGITNSWGGWSITGGTITNPGIWSYEGVAGAHIVFSGLCFLAAIWHWVYWDLEIFCDERTGKPSLDLPKIFGIHLFLAGLACFGFGAFHVTGLYGPGIWVSDPYGLTGKVQSVNPSWGVEGFDPFVPGGIASHHIAAGTLGILAGLFHLSVRPPQRLYKGLRMGNIETVLSSSIAAVFFAAFVVAGTMWYGSATTPIELFGPTRYQWDQGYFQQEIYRRVSAGLAENQSLSEVWSKIPEKLAFYDYIGNNPAKGGLFRAGSMDNGDGIAVGWLGHPIFRDKEGRELFVRRMPTFFETFPVVLVDGDGIVRADVPFRRAESKYSVEQVGVTVEFYGGELNGVSYSDPVTVKKYARRAQLGEIFELDRATLKSDGVFRSSPRGWFTFGHASFALLFFFGHIWHGSRTLFRDVFAGIDPDLDAQVEFGAFQKLGDPTTRRQAI